A single region of the Psychrobacter alimentarius genome encodes:
- the soxR gene encoding redox-sensitive transcriptional activator SoxR, which translates to MQKKLIPEWISVGVLSERTGVSISALHFYERKGLIKSQRNVSNHRQYPKHVIRIVSLIQVAQRTGFSLEDILLELQELPNHTRITLEDWEALGIRWQGELDRKIVQLTELRDMMSDCIGCGCLSLERCKLLNPYDELGKRGAGPQRLTG; encoded by the coding sequence ATGCAAAAAAAACTCATTCCTGAATGGATATCGGTGGGTGTACTTAGTGAAAGGACAGGCGTATCGATATCAGCCTTACATTTCTACGAGAGAAAAGGGCTAATCAAAAGCCAAAGAAATGTCTCAAATCATCGGCAATATCCAAAGCACGTCATTCGTATCGTCTCTTTGATTCAAGTGGCACAGCGTACAGGCTTTTCGCTAGAAGACATATTATTAGAACTTCAAGAATTGCCAAATCATACTCGCATTACCCTTGAAGACTGGGAGGCGCTGGGCATCAGATGGCAAGGAGAGCTTGATCGAAAAATCGTACAGTTGACAGAGTTAAGAGACATGATGAGCGACTGTATCGGCTGTGGTTGCCTATCGCTTGAGCGTTGTAAACTGCTCAATCCTTATGATGAATTGGGTAAAAGAGGCGCAGGGCCACAGCGGCTGACGGGATAA
- the guaA gene encoding glutamine-hydrolyzing GMP synthase produces MTTAAATPTIKEDRILILDFGSQYSQLIARRVRDSGVFCEMLPYDIDTQRITEFGAKGVILSGGPESVHAENSPRINDAVFELNVPVLGICYGMQAMADRFGGQVHASDIHEFGAATIEVTGHSHLTEGIEDSKSEASLAKLNVWMSHGDKVIEAPEGFDIIASTPSCPIAIMANDDKQYYGLQFHPEVTHTLQGQALLSRFVHQICECAGEWTPDNIIDMRVAQLKEQIGDKQVLLGLSGGVDSSVVAAILHKAIGDQLTCVFVDNGLLRLHEGDQVMQVFAENMGVKVIRVDAEDLFLNALAGESDPEKKRKIIGKTFIDVFANSAREVSEQSDGKVVEFLAQGTIYPDVIESAKSHQGKAHVIKSHHNVGGLPDDLAFELVEPLRDLFKDEVRKLGITLGLPEKMIYRHPFPGPGLGVRILGEVKKEYADILRLADAIFMQELERSGWYEKTAQAFAVFQPIKSVGVVGDGRRYAWVIALRAVETVDFMTARFAHLPYELIETVSNRIMNEIAEVSRVTYDVSSKPPATIEWE; encoded by the coding sequence ATGACTACTGCTGCTGCCACTCCCACCATTAAAGAAGATCGCATCTTAATTCTCGATTTTGGCTCACAATATAGCCAGCTAATCGCTCGCCGTGTACGCGATTCTGGCGTGTTTTGTGAGATGTTACCTTATGATATCGACACCCAGCGCATCACCGAATTTGGCGCAAAAGGCGTTATCTTATCGGGTGGTCCTGAGAGCGTACATGCAGAAAATAGTCCACGTATCAATGACGCTGTATTTGAGTTAAATGTGCCAGTATTGGGTATCTGTTATGGCATGCAAGCGATGGCGGATCGCTTCGGTGGTCAGGTTCATGCCAGTGATATTCATGAGTTTGGCGCAGCGACTATTGAAGTGACAGGTCATTCACATTTGACTGAAGGCATTGAGGACAGTAAGAGTGAGGCATCGTTAGCCAAGCTCAATGTATGGATGAGTCATGGCGACAAAGTAATCGAAGCGCCAGAAGGTTTCGATATCATCGCCAGTACACCAAGCTGCCCAATTGCGATTATGGCCAATGATGACAAGCAGTATTATGGTCTACAGTTCCACCCTGAAGTGACGCATACCCTGCAAGGTCAAGCACTACTCAGTCGTTTTGTGCATCAAATTTGCGAGTGTGCAGGCGAGTGGACGCCCGACAACATCATCGATATGCGCGTCGCTCAGTTAAAAGAGCAAATCGGTGACAAGCAAGTACTGCTTGGTCTATCAGGCGGCGTGGACAGCTCAGTCGTCGCAGCCATTTTGCATAAAGCCATTGGCGATCAGCTGACTTGCGTGTTTGTTGATAATGGTCTCTTGCGTCTGCATGAAGGCGATCAAGTCATGCAAGTGTTTGCCGAAAACATGGGCGTGAAAGTGATTCGCGTCGATGCCGAAGATTTGTTCTTAAATGCGCTGGCAGGCGAGTCTGATCCAGAGAAAAAACGTAAAATCATTGGTAAAACCTTTATCGACGTATTTGCCAACAGCGCACGTGAAGTGAGCGAGCAAAGCGATGGTAAAGTCGTTGAGTTCTTAGCACAAGGGACAATCTACCCAGACGTGATTGAGTCTGCCAAGTCACATCAAGGCAAAGCTCACGTCATCAAGAGCCATCATAATGTTGGCGGATTACCAGATGACTTAGCATTTGAGTTGGTCGAGCCGCTACGTGACCTCTTTAAAGACGAAGTGCGCAAATTGGGTATTACGCTAGGCTTACCAGAAAAAATGATCTATCGTCATCCGTTCCCAGGTCCAGGTTTGGGCGTGCGTATCTTAGGTGAAGTCAAAAAAGAATATGCTGATATTCTACGTTTGGCTGATGCGATCTTTATGCAAGAGCTTGAGCGTTCAGGCTGGTATGAAAAAACCGCGCAAGCATTTGCTGTATTCCAACCAATCAAATCGGTCGGTGTGGTGGGTGATGGCCGCCGCTATGCATGGGTCATTGCGTTACGTGCCGTTGAAACAGTGGACTTTATGACAGCGCGCTTTGCGCATCTGCCATATGAGCTGATTGAAACAGTCTCAAATCGCATCATGAATGAAATCGCGGAAGTATCACGCGTGACGTACGATGTGTCAAGCAAGCCACCAGCGACGATTGAGTGGGAATAA
- a CDS encoding crotonase/enoyl-CoA hydratase family protein: MTTDSNTHTDNRITYETQGHICLIGLNRASKRNAFDSHMIQQLSDALTHYEHDNDLRCALIFAHGEHFTAGLDLMELQDKWDKGAFEFDHDQIDPWGISGQLRSKPVVVAVQGTCFTAGIELMLNSDVVIASDNCNFAQMEVLRGIMPFGGATVRFVQAAGWQKAMPYLLTGKPFNAQTADRLNLISEVVENGTEYERALTIAKEICQAAPLGVQSLLSSAQDVSRSGIGAALANIHSYLPDLFYSEDAREGAMAMVERREPEFKGK, encoded by the coding sequence ATGACGACGGACAGCAATACCCATACCGACAACCGCATCACCTACGAGACGCAGGGTCACATCTGCCTAATTGGTCTTAATCGTGCCAGTAAGCGCAACGCGTTTGACAGCCATATGATTCAGCAATTATCCGACGCACTCACCCATTACGAGCATGACAATGACCTACGCTGCGCGCTTATCTTCGCACATGGCGAGCACTTCACCGCCGGTCTGGATTTGATGGAGCTACAAGATAAGTGGGACAAAGGCGCGTTTGAGTTTGATCACGATCAAATCGATCCGTGGGGCATCAGTGGTCAATTACGCAGCAAACCTGTGGTCGTTGCGGTACAAGGCACTTGCTTTACCGCTGGTATCGAGCTGATGCTTAATAGTGATGTGGTCATCGCAAGTGACAACTGCAACTTTGCCCAAATGGAAGTGCTGCGCGGTATCATGCCGTTTGGTGGGGCGACGGTCAGGTTTGTACAAGCCGCTGGCTGGCAAAAAGCCATGCCGTATCTGCTTACTGGTAAGCCGTTTAACGCGCAAACGGCGGATCGACTCAATCTGATCAGTGAAGTGGTCGAAAATGGCACTGAATACGAGCGCGCACTCACGATTGCCAAAGAGATCTGCCAAGCGGCCCCACTTGGTGTGCAAAGTCTACTGTCGTCAGCACAAGATGTGAGTCGTAGCGGCATCGGCGCGGCATTGGCCAATATCCATAGCTATCTGCCAGATCTGTTTTATTCAGAAGACGCGCGTGAGGGTGCGATGGCGATGGTTGAGAGAAGGGAACCTGAGTTTAAAGGTAAGTAG
- a CDS encoding LysE family translocator produces the protein MEFWHGFLLITSVHLLAAASPGPDFVLVSQQTLAKGRRTGLICSLGITFGLGIHVIYSVLGLATIIAHSQPLLTAIKWLGGGYLIYLGWQGIRAKPKKPFNLVHSADADSSVSQLVLSQQNVATKKSFNRAENTEIPFAILRRGFFCNVFNPKAPVYFVAIFTLVLSPDIPLWQLAIYGVWMMVLQMAWFSAVVMLLSIPAIHQRFQRFEHWIDRVLGSAMIVLGLNLILRSR, from the coding sequence ATGGAATTTTGGCACGGTTTTTTGCTTATCACCAGCGTTCACTTGCTCGCAGCTGCCTCGCCTGGCCCTGATTTCGTTTTGGTCTCGCAGCAAACCCTAGCAAAGGGTCGGCGCACTGGCTTGATATGTAGTCTTGGCATCACGTTTGGTTTGGGCATACATGTCATTTATTCGGTGCTAGGACTGGCAACGATCATTGCCCATTCGCAGCCACTATTGACCGCTATCAAATGGCTAGGCGGTGGCTATCTGATTTATCTCGGTTGGCAAGGTATTAGGGCCAAACCCAAAAAACCATTTAATTTAGTCCATTCGGCAGATGCAGACTCGAGCGTTTCACAGCTAGTACTGTCTCAACAGAATGTCGCGACCAAAAAGTCGTTTAACAGAGCAGAAAATACAGAAATCCCCTTTGCTATTTTACGTCGTGGCTTTTTTTGTAATGTGTTTAATCCAAAAGCGCCCGTGTATTTTGTTGCCATATTTACGCTGGTGTTATCGCCCGATATTCCGCTGTGGCAGTTGGCTATCTATGGCGTGTGGATGATGGTGTTGCAGATGGCGTGGTTCAGCGCAGTCGTCATGTTGCTCTCTATTCCTGCCATTCACCAAAGATTTCAGCGCTTCGAGCATTGGATAGACCGCGTCTTGGGATCAGCGATGATTGTATTGGGATTAAATCTTATTTTACGTAGCCGATAA
- a CDS encoding MalY/PatB family protein, translating to MLYNFDEVIDRRDTGSVKWHYSDETIPLWVADMDFKAAAPILQSIEQVTQHGILGYIKPTEALYDAIIDWHGSRYNLQLDKDNILFSPGVVPSLALMMHVFTEVGDAVLINDPIYAPFMSKVEQNGRTLVTSALKDVEGQYRLDLADIEAKITQHDVKLYLLCNPHNPGGRVWTAEELEAILTLCKKYNVAIVSDEIHQDLTLSGHTFTPLLTLATGYEHKVVSLTSMTKTFNIAGIKGSMIFAKDEGLIKKISQQQHLNDEYELNLFAYTAMRSAYEQGGAWLTQALEYIEANIDLTVRFLEEYLPDVRIMRPEASYLIWLDCSAYAKDDQMLYDTLRDAKVELNAGIKYGQEGHLKMRINVACPKALLTEGLNRIYQALENSSKH from the coding sequence GTGTTATACAACTTTGATGAAGTCATCGACAGACGGGATACAGGATCGGTCAAATGGCACTATAGCGATGAAACAATTCCGCTATGGGTGGCGGATATGGACTTTAAAGCCGCAGCGCCTATTTTGCAGTCAATTGAACAAGTCACGCAGCATGGCATATTGGGTTATATCAAACCCACCGAGGCACTATACGATGCGATTATTGACTGGCATGGCAGTCGTTATAACTTGCAGCTGGACAAAGACAACATCTTATTTTCCCCAGGGGTGGTGCCAAGTCTGGCGCTGATGATGCACGTCTTTACCGAGGTAGGGGACGCGGTACTGATCAATGATCCCATTTATGCGCCATTTATGAGTAAGGTTGAGCAAAATGGTCGCACGCTTGTGACCTCAGCGCTCAAAGACGTTGAGGGGCAATATCGTCTGGATTTGGCGGATATCGAAGCCAAAATCACCCAGCATGACGTCAAGCTGTATTTATTGTGCAATCCGCACAATCCGGGCGGGCGCGTATGGACGGCTGAAGAGCTGGAAGCGATTCTGACCTTGTGTAAAAAATACAATGTCGCCATCGTCAGCGATGAGATTCATCAAGATTTGACCTTGAGCGGACACACATTCACGCCTTTATTAACGCTCGCAACAGGCTATGAGCACAAGGTGGTGAGTCTGACCTCAATGACCAAGACTTTTAATATCGCTGGTATCAAAGGCTCGATGATATTTGCTAAAGATGAGGGACTAATCAAAAAAATCAGTCAGCAGCAGCACTTAAACGATGAGTATGAGCTGAATTTGTTTGCTTATACAGCGATGCGTAGCGCGTATGAGCAAGGTGGCGCATGGCTCACGCAAGCGCTTGAATATATTGAGGCCAATATTGATTTGACCGTGCGCTTTTTAGAAGAGTATCTACCTGATGTTAGAATCATGCGTCCAGAAGCGTCTTATCTGATTTGGCTGGATTGCTCTGCCTATGCAAAAGACGATCAAATGCTCTATGACACTTTGAGAGACGCCAAGGTTGAGCTGAATGCAGGGATTAAGTACGGTCAAGAAGGGCATCTTAAAATGCGTATCAACGTGGCTTGTCCCAAAGCGCTACTGACAGAAGGGTTAAATCGTATTTATCAAGCGTTAGAGAACAGCAGCAAGCATTGA
- the rlmF gene encoding 23S rRNA (adenine(1618)-N(6))-methyltransferase RlmF: protein MTSKPMNRRPTANNRRNRSPETAKKLGQLHPRNPHQGRYDFEVLTRALPELADHTITNPKGEPTINFSDHQAVRILNKALLAHYYGVKFWDIPEGYLCPPIPGRADYIHYIADLLAQTTHINDDNTPPTGKEIHALDIGTGASAIYPIIGSQSYGWRFTASDIDPVSVNTAALICEANPKLKSAVKVKLQPEPNVIFKNIIGRQDYFDVVVCNPPFHASLEEAMEANSRKQHNLQRHRGKNENEQISRHSTKSGNAAQNLNFGGQHKELWSEGGEITFLTKMAKESQSFAEHVGWFTTLVSKSENVKPLQLLLKQLDVAQMRIIEMSQGQKNTRVLAWRFNTDEA, encoded by the coding sequence ATGACCAGTAAGCCTATGAACCGTCGTCCGACCGCCAATAATCGCAGAAATAGATCGCCCGAGACTGCCAAAAAACTCGGTCAGCTGCATCCGCGCAACCCGCATCAGGGTCGCTATGACTTTGAGGTATTGACCCGCGCTTTGCCTGAGCTTGCCGATCACACCATCACCAATCCAAAGGGTGAGCCGACGATTAATTTCTCTGACCACCAAGCCGTTCGTATCCTTAACAAGGCACTGTTGGCGCACTATTATGGTGTTAAGTTCTGGGACATTCCTGAAGGCTACTTGTGTCCGCCCATCCCAGGACGCGCGGATTATATTCATTACATTGCTGATCTATTAGCGCAAACCACGCACATCAATGACGATAATACGCCGCCTACTGGTAAAGAGATCCATGCGCTCGATATTGGTACTGGTGCCAGTGCCATTTATCCTATTATCGGTAGTCAAAGTTACGGCTGGCGCTTTACTGCCAGTGACATCGACCCTGTTTCAGTCAATACGGCAGCACTTATTTGTGAGGCCAACCCAAAGCTAAAAAGTGCGGTAAAAGTAAAACTACAACCTGAACCTAATGTTATCTTCAAAAACATCATTGGTCGTCAAGATTACTTTGATGTGGTCGTATGTAACCCGCCTTTTCATGCCTCACTTGAAGAAGCGATGGAAGCCAATAGCCGCAAGCAGCATAATCTACAACGACATCGCGGCAAAAATGAAAATGAGCAAATAAGCCGTCATTCAACCAAATCAGGCAATGCGGCGCAAAACCTCAATTTTGGTGGTCAGCATAAAGAGCTTTGGAGCGAAGGCGGCGAGATTACTTTTTTGACAAAAATGGCAAAAGAGAGTCAAAGCTTTGCAGAGCACGTTGGCTGGTTTACCACTTTGGTCTCAAAATCTGAAAACGTGAAACCGTTACAGTTATTACTCAAACAATTGGATGTGGCTCAAATGCGCATTATTGAGATGAGTCAAGGTCAAAAAAACACGCGCGTTTTAGCATGGCGTTTCAATACTGACGAAGCGTAA
- a CDS encoding GNAT family N-acetyltransferase has protein sequence MITWQLKPFTELTTIQLYQLLKLRVDVFVVEQKCPYPELDDKDHQKDVYHLLGYAGDKLIACVRLLPKGVSYPSVSIGRVAISANHRGGGIGHQLLEEALRACQSLWPNEFIEIGAQEYLEAFYTQHGFVRTSDMYLEDDIPHIDMILEK, from the coding sequence ATGATAACTTGGCAGCTCAAGCCTTTCACTGAATTAACAACCATCCAACTGTATCAACTCCTTAAACTCAGAGTGGACGTGTTTGTGGTTGAACAAAAATGTCCATATCCTGAATTGGATGATAAAGATCATCAAAAAGACGTTTATCACTTGTTAGGTTATGCCGGTGATAAGCTTATCGCCTGCGTCCGTTTATTACCAAAAGGCGTGAGTTATCCATCCGTCAGTATTGGCCGTGTTGCTATCTCAGCCAATCATCGCGGCGGCGGTATTGGTCATCAACTGTTAGAAGAAGCCTTGAGAGCTTGTCAGTCTTTATGGCCCAATGAATTTATTGAGATTGGCGCGCAAGAGTATCTAGAAGCGTTTTATACACAACATGGCTTTGTCAGAACCTCAGACATGTATTTAGAAGATGACATTCCGCATATTGATATGATTTTGGAAAAATAA
- a CDS encoding cupin domain-containing protein, producing the protein MMTLPDQKPPKDTHAYVLTKSDIDNTPETKHVHQFNEHAIRHTVSLSDIVGLTKFGLHLVRVEAGDETTTHHYHEESDEFIYVLSGELSLRYGDEHYQLRAGDFVGFPAHGAAHSMRNNSNADATYLMGGSRPPIDITLYPEIDRKMYNIHGKKEYVDFEDLGKV; encoded by the coding sequence ATGATGACCCTACCTGACCAAAAGCCGCCTAAGGATACGCACGCTTACGTCCTAACCAAGTCTGATATCGATAACACGCCCGAGACCAAACACGTCCATCAGTTCAATGAGCACGCCATTCGCCATACGGTTTCGCTCAGCGACATCGTCGGTCTCACGAAGTTTGGCTTGCACCTCGTACGCGTGGAAGCAGGCGATGAGACGACGACGCACCACTATCATGAGGAATCCGATGAGTTCATTTATGTGCTGTCAGGTGAGCTGTCGCTGCGCTATGGCGATGAGCATTATCAATTGCGTGCTGGTGACTTTGTGGGCTTCCCTGCACATGGCGCGGCGCACTCGATGCGTAATAACAGCAATGCCGATGCCACTTACTTGATGGGCGGTAGTAGGCCTCCGATTGACATTACCTTGTATCCAGAAATTGACCGCAAAATGTACAACATTCATGGCAAAAAAGAGTATGTGGATTTTGAGGACTTGGGTAAGGTTTGA
- a CDS encoding YadA-like family protein, with protein MKMELLSPSALKISTLTLAIAAASLSTTTVMAAECQLNDGTVGGATSNGVTALACGNAAVAGGANDTVAIGNAANATGNSTTAVGGEAFTGTVAAGTDLNAGALTSTGGTPGATAIGWRATATAERATAVGHLASASGVRSTAVGEDAFAGGANDTVAVGNKTQANGNSTTVLGGEAFTGTVAAGTNLNEGNLISTGDTAGATAIGWRATATAERAQAFGHLASASGVRSTAVGEDANASSDNAIAIGNQSVASGLDAVAIGGDRSGVRQTTASGTSSTAIGAQAQATQAGTTAMGWQSTASAERAQAFGHLASATGVRSTAVGEAAQAQGEGSVALGNEAVAAGANDTVAVGNKTQANGNSTTVLGGEAFTGTVAAGTDLNAGGLTSTGDTPGATAIGWRATATAERAQAFGHLASASGIRSTAIGEDSAAQGAGSVSLGNKSVASGTNSIAIGNGANAAGDNQIVLGNAGQLQASTASQSGGTNIVTTDANGTLGTSVSIDSLATSQQFSDLRRQYNRQEDRLEEAEDGIAMALSMETPVIPSGKRYAMGFGTGYYNGSTAVSASFAGRATDSVTISAGAGVGADTGKVGARGGVTFAW; from the coding sequence ATGAAAATGGAATTGTTATCGCCCTCAGCCCTCAAAATCAGCACCCTCACTCTTGCAATCGCTGCCGCTTCTCTTAGTACCACCACCGTCATGGCGGCTGAATGTCAACTCAATGATGGCACTGTTGGAGGCGCAACCAGTAATGGTGTCACAGCACTCGCTTGTGGCAATGCCGCAGTCGCTGGTGGTGCTAACGACACCGTCGCTATCGGTAATGCCGCAAATGCCACTGGCAACTCTACAACTGCGGTCGGCGGCGAAGCCTTCACTGGAACCGTAGCAGCAGGCACTGATTTAAATGCAGGCGCTCTCACCTCTACTGGTGGTACGCCAGGCGCTACCGCCATCGGTTGGCGTGCAACAGCGACCGCAGAGAGAGCTACGGCAGTCGGTCATTTGGCCAGTGCTTCTGGCGTCCGATCTACCGCAGTTGGTGAAGATGCTTTTGCTGGCGGAGCCAACGATACTGTGGCGGTGGGTAATAAGACTCAAGCCAATGGTAATTCGACAACGGTGTTAGGTGGCGAAGCTTTTACTGGAACGGTAGCGGCAGGTACTAACTTAAATGAAGGCAATCTCATCTCTACAGGTGATACAGCGGGTGCTACTGCTATCGGTTGGCGTGCAACGGCTACCGCCGAGCGTGCTCAAGCATTCGGTCATTTAGCCAGTGCTTCTGGTGTTCGCTCTACCGCAGTCGGTGAAGATGCTAATGCCAGTTCAGACAATGCCATCGCTATCGGCAATCAATCAGTAGCCTCAGGTTTGGATGCCGTTGCAATAGGTGGCGACAGAAGTGGCGTGCGTCAAACCACTGCTTCTGGCACCTCATCAACAGCTATTGGCGCTCAAGCGCAAGCGACTCAAGCAGGTACGACGGCAATGGGTTGGCAGTCCACGGCAAGTGCTGAACGCGCTCAAGCTTTTGGGCATCTAGCTTCAGCAACCGGCGTGCGCTCGACCGCAGTCGGTGAAGCTGCTCAAGCACAAGGCGAGGGTTCAGTTGCTTTAGGTAATGAAGCGGTTGCCGCAGGCGCCAATGACACTGTGGCTGTCGGTAACAAAACCCAAGCCAATGGTAATTCGACCACGGTATTGGGCGGTGAAGCCTTCACTGGCACAGTAGCTGCAGGCACTGACTTAAATGCAGGAGGCCTCACTTCTACAGGTGATACTCCAGGTGCTACCGCTATTGGTTGGCGTGCAACAGCGACCGCAGAGAGGGCTCAGGCTTTTGGTCATTTAGCCAGTGCTTCGGGTATTCGCTCTACCGCAATCGGTGAAGATTCCGCTGCACAAGGCGCAGGTTCTGTCTCTCTAGGCAATAAATCTGTTGCAAGCGGTACAAACAGTATTGCTATAGGTAATGGCGCAAATGCCGCAGGTGACAACCAGATCGTGTTGGGTAATGCAGGTCAACTCCAAGCCAGTACAGCCTCACAATCAGGTGGCACCAATATCGTCACCACAGACGCAAACGGCACACTAGGTACCAGTGTCAGCATAGACTCGCTCGCCACATCACAACAGTTCAGCGACTTGCGTAGACAATACAATCGTCAAGAAGATCGCTTAGAAGAAGCAGAAGATGGTATCGCAATGGCGCTGTCTATGGAAACGCCAGTCATTCCTTCAGGTAAAAGATATGCCATGGGATTTGGTACTGGTTACTATAATGGCAGCACTGCTGTGAGCGCGTCATTTGCTGGACGAGCAACTGACAGTGTGACCATTTCAGCTGGCGCTGGTGTTGGTGCGGATACTGGCAAAGTCGGCGCACGTGGCGGCGTCACGTTTGCTTGGTAA
- a CDS encoding MFS transporter yields MKVNVLASSSLCLLLISTLTVMSNATIAPALPGLASEFSGTPSADLLVKMLLPIPALFVVIFAPILGWTADKFGRRNQIILSTLMFAISGAAGAKLAGLEAILISRAILGICVAGLMTAITALIADYFSGQQRSQFMGLQQAFSNIGGIVFIVTAGYLASINARLPFYIYGLAIFLVPLVFVSIKNSKPINPKSDQPPDDTDVNSGWKRILAGCAVFLFCHLIVFYILPTQIPFFMVDIGIIDPSKAGLAMGAGTLAAAISGVFFGKLVAKIHSHGVAFAGFMAMSVGMLVLSQASSFGLVALGCALMGICMGLVMPNFMVTGLAFVPSDKRGLASGVLTSSIFIGQFVSPLVTSALISALAYSHFYLVTAGFTLTLAVASAFMLKAKSVS; encoded by the coding sequence ATGAAAGTTAACGTATTAGCATCAAGCTCACTATGCTTGCTTTTGATTTCTACTTTAACCGTGATGTCCAATGCGACCATTGCACCTGCGCTACCGGGTTTGGCCAGTGAGTTTTCGGGAACGCCCTCTGCCGATCTTTTGGTAAAAATGCTGCTACCGATACCCGCGCTGTTTGTGGTTATTTTTGCGCCTATCTTGGGCTGGACCGCCGATAAATTTGGCCGTAGAAATCAGATTATTCTCTCAACCCTTATGTTTGCGATATCTGGTGCAGCAGGCGCAAAACTGGCAGGACTGGAGGCCATTCTCATCAGTCGTGCAATCTTAGGTATCTGTGTCGCTGGTCTGATGACGGCCATCACGGCTTTGATAGCGGATTATTTTTCTGGCCAACAACGCAGTCAATTCATGGGGTTGCAACAAGCATTCTCTAATATTGGCGGCATCGTATTTATCGTTACCGCCGGATATTTGGCCAGTATTAACGCACGCTTGCCTTTTTATATTTATGGACTTGCCATTTTTTTGGTACCGTTGGTGTTTGTCTCTATCAAAAATAGTAAACCTATCAATCCCAAGTCGGATCAACCGCCAGACGATACCGATGTAAATAGTGGCTGGAAACGAATCCTTGCAGGCTGTGCTGTTTTTCTTTTTTGTCACTTAATCGTCTTTTATATTCTACCGACGCAAATACCGTTTTTTATGGTTGATATCGGTATTATAGACCCAAGTAAAGCTGGGTTGGCTATGGGTGCAGGCACACTTGCAGCAGCGATATCTGGTGTCTTTTTTGGCAAGCTTGTCGCTAAGATTCATAGCCATGGTGTGGCGTTTGCAGGATTTATGGCCATGAGCGTGGGTATGTTGGTGCTCTCACAGGCCAGCTCTTTTGGCTTGGTTGCCCTTGGGTGTGCGCTCATGGGCATTTGCATGGGCCTTGTGATGCCAAATTTTATGGTAACAGGGCTGGCGTTTGTACCCAGTGACAAGCGCGGATTGGCGTCAGGCGTACTGACAAGCAGTATTTTTATCGGACAGTTTGTGTCACCACTGGTCACGTCTGCGCTTATCTCGGCACTGGCTTATAGCCATTTTTATTTGGTAACGGCGGGCTTTACTTTAACGCTGGCAGTCGCAAGCGCCTTCATGCTAAAAGCGAAGTCCGTATCATAA
- a CDS encoding NADPH-dependent FMN reductase, whose translation MKVLAFGTSNSRNSINQKLARYSAAQIDDTIDNVNITLLDIHDLEMPIFSEEREKESGIPAFAHDFYQAIGEADAIVISFAEYNGSYTSAYKNLFDWASRIDMKVYQDKPMIMLATSPGPSGAQSVLAAAEGSAPFFAADVKGALSLPNFFDNFDAETGVVTDEAFNQKLNEAISAL comes from the coding sequence ATGAAAGTACTAGCCTTTGGTACCAGCAACAGCAGAAATTCAATCAATCAAAAATTGGCTCGCTATAGCGCGGCGCAAATCGATGATACCATAGATAATGTAAATATCACGCTACTCGACATTCATGATCTTGAGATGCCAATCTTTAGCGAAGAGCGCGAAAAAGAAAGCGGGATCCCTGCTTTCGCGCATGATTTTTATCAGGCGATTGGTGAGGCGGACGCGATTGTCATCTCGTTTGCCGAATACAACGGCTCGTATACGTCTGCTTATAAAAACTTATTTGACTGGGCATCACGCATCGATATGAAGGTATATCAAGACAAACCAATGATTATGCTGGCCACGTCACCAGGGCCTAGCGGCGCTCAAAGCGTGCTTGCTGCGGCAGAAGGGTCCGCGCCGTTTTTTGCAGCTGATGTCAAAGGCGCACTGTCATTGCCTAACTTCTTTGATAACTTTGATGCAGAGACAGGCGTTGTCACTGATGAAGCGTTTAATCAAAAATTAAATGAGGCTATTAGCGCGCTTTAA